One window of Mauremys mutica isolate MM-2020 ecotype Southern chromosome 20, ASM2049712v1, whole genome shotgun sequence genomic DNA carries:
- the LOC123354022 gene encoding vesicle-associated membrane protein 3-like: MHPDILQSHKVIDIMRVNVDKVLERDPMLSELDDALRAEFETNATKLKKKYWWKNCKIWAVLIAFVRIIIIITITVWSVSS; encoded by the exons atgcatccagatatcctccaatcacacaag GTGATTGACATCATGAGGGTGAATGTGGACAAGGTTTTGGAACGAGATCCAATGCTGTCAGAGTTGGATGATGCACTGCGGGCGGAATTTGAGACCAATGCTACCAAGCTGAAAAAAAAGTATTGGTGGAAGAACTGTAAG ATATGGGCAGTGTTGATAGCATTTGTtcgcatcatcatcatcatcaccatcactG TCTGGAGTGTATCCTCATGA